The proteins below are encoded in one region of Candidatus Eisenbacteria bacterium:
- the pgsW gene encoding poly-gamma-glutamate system protein: protein EQSGLIGQEFTVTTTDRGVLEAKLTSVNPNFAAVFVQYFRELGLKPGDPVAVALTGSFPALNIAVLAAAEELRLAPIAITSIGASMWGANDPNFTWLDMESLLIKNGLLKTRSVAASIGGSNDRGRGLSPKGRSLLRQSADRNGVQIIWESTLEHSVAKRVEIYDLAAGPRGVRAYANIGGGSASVGTQQSADLIRPGISRSLKRYNWTQRGVLHHYAGKRVPVIHLLNVERVAEDHGLPITPESVPPVGEGEIFYREAYDLRITVPSLLVYLVLCFGVLRERHRAARAAKHVVAPVLVSSPAAEPIGERSGG from the coding sequence CGGAACAGAGCGGATTGATCGGGCAGGAGTTTACCGTGACGACGACCGACCGCGGAGTCCTCGAGGCGAAGCTGACGAGCGTGAACCCCAACTTCGCCGCGGTCTTCGTCCAGTACTTCCGCGAGTTGGGCCTCAAGCCGGGCGATCCCGTCGCCGTCGCCCTGACCGGCTCCTTCCCCGCATTGAACATCGCCGTCCTCGCGGCGGCCGAAGAGCTGCGACTGGCGCCCATCGCGATCACATCGATCGGCGCAAGCATGTGGGGGGCGAACGACCCGAACTTCACCTGGCTCGACATGGAGAGCCTGCTGATCAAGAACGGACTTCTCAAGACGCGCAGCGTCGCGGCCTCTATTGGAGGAAGCAACGACCGGGGTCGGGGATTGAGTCCCAAGGGACGGAGCCTCCTCAGGCAGTCGGCGGATCGCAACGGAGTCCAGATCATCTGGGAGTCGACCCTGGAGCATTCGGTCGCGAAGCGGGTCGAGATCTACGACCTGGCCGCCGGGCCGCGCGGAGTGCGCGCCTACGCCAATATCGGCGGCGGCTCCGCGAGCGTGGGGACACAGCAGAGCGCCGACCTGATCAGGCCCGGGATCAGCCGCAGCCTCAAGCGCTACAACTGGACGCAACGTGGCGTGCTCCATCATTACGCGGGCAAGCGGGTCCCGGTGATTCACCTGCTCAACGTCGAACGAGTCGCCGAGGATCACGGCCTTCCGATCACTCCGGAGTCGGTCCCGCCCGTGGGCGAAGGGGAGATCTTCTACCGGGAGGCTTACGATCTGCGGATCACGGTCCCGTCGCTGCTCGTCTATCTTGTCCTCTGTTTCGGCGTGCTGCGTGAGCGCCACCGCGCCGCACGCGCCGCAAAACACGTGGTGGCTCCCGTCCTGGTTTCCAGCCCCGCTGCGGAACCGATCGGAGAGAGGAGTGGGGGATGA
- a CDS encoding manganese efflux pump yields the protein MSLIDLLAVAVALAMDAFAVAIVTGLALRTPSGRHVVRLAFHFGLFQALMPVIGWAAGRAVHRYISAVDHWIAFALLAVVGGRMLWGAFHDPQEGGRSSDPTTGWGLILLSIATSIDALAVGLSLAMIGSAIVKPAIVIGLVAAGFTALGMALGGRIGVAWGKRVEVLGGLVLIAIGLRILAEHLLG from the coding sequence ATGAGCCTGATCGATCTCCTCGCGGTCGCGGTCGCTCTGGCAATGGACGCCTTCGCCGTCGCCATCGTCACGGGGCTCGCGCTCAGGACGCCGAGCGGACGGCACGTCGTCCGCCTGGCTTTTCACTTCGGTCTCTTCCAGGCGCTGATGCCTGTGATCGGCTGGGCGGCCGGCAGGGCGGTGCACAGGTACATCTCGGCTGTGGACCACTGGATCGCCTTCGCCCTTCTCGCCGTCGTGGGAGGCAGGATGCTATGGGGGGCCTTCCATGACCCTCAGGAGGGGGGCCGGTCGTCCGATCCGACGACCGGCTGGGGGCTGATCCTGCTGTCCATCGCCACGAGCATAGACGCGCTGGCCGTCGGGCTCTCCCTCGCGATGATCGGCTCGGCGATCGTCAAGCCCGCGATCGTGATCGGGCTCGTCGCCGCGGGGTTCACGGCCCTCGGCATGGCGCTGGGCGGGCGCATCGGCGTAGCGTGGGGCAAGCGTGTCGAAGTCCTTGGCGGTCTCGTCCTGATCGCGATCGGACTGAGGATCCTGGCGGAGCACCTCTTGGGCTAG